The following are encoded in a window of Mycobacterium vicinigordonae genomic DNA:
- a CDS encoding TetR/AcrR family transcriptional regulator: MPHVTRTMPNRRQSRRRGEVLERALYEATVAELAAVGYGRLTMEGIAARAHTGKAALYRRWTSKHDLVHAAMIHTLPPLPEPRPGRSARENLLAVFTAHRDVLAGKTDFPGLQIISQLIHEPELRTIFADAVVLPRTKIVESILKAAVAEGDLNPETLTPLSARVGSALINQHFMLTGTPPTRRELAMMVDTVIPPKPAAEQTD; the protein is encoded by the coding sequence ATGCCGCACGTCACCCGCACGATGCCCAACAGGCGGCAGAGTCGCCGGCGCGGAGAAGTTCTGGAACGCGCGCTGTACGAGGCGACGGTGGCCGAGTTGGCGGCCGTCGGGTACGGCCGACTGACAATGGAAGGCATCGCGGCACGCGCGCACACCGGAAAGGCGGCGTTGTACCGGCGTTGGACCAGCAAGCACGACCTGGTGCATGCCGCCATGATCCACACGCTGCCCCCGCTACCCGAGCCGCGGCCCGGCCGTTCAGCCCGCGAGAATTTGTTGGCGGTGTTCACCGCGCACCGCGATGTGCTAGCCGGCAAGACTGACTTCCCGGGCTTGCAGATCATCAGCCAGCTCATCCACGAGCCGGAGCTGCGCACCATATTCGCCGACGCGGTTGTGCTACCTCGCACCAAGATCGTCGAGTCGATCCTGAAAGCCGCTGTCGCCGAAGGCGACCTGAACCCTGAAACGCTCACGCCACTGAGTGCGCGGGTGGGGTCGGCATTGATTAATCAGCACTTCATGCTGACCGGAACACCGCCCACCCGCCGGGAACTCGCGATGATGGTGGACACGGTGATCCCACCGAAACCCGCTGCCGAACAAACTGATTGA
- a CDS encoding PE family protein — protein MSYFSLAPEWVTAAAADLAGIGSKLGAAGSAAAGVTTSVLPAGADEISAAVAGLFGAHGQAFQEVSARVGQFHDQFVQALRNAAGAYASAEAASVQALAAPGGLAQQLEAAVLGLHSNLLAGEQSFNDMLLANELAWEKQVFGTDSALNGALNRVFNAGNLLVGTGEQALNVLVGARTPANFIPGLLTGSAAQVFNGGQIGGLVGAFDQALMVPTDLLGLVSANAGPAAAVGASVQAAAAAAAGPFGQLESAQLGFNANLLTHETTFNNLLLTNELAFEKQVFGTDSALNGALNRAFNFGNLMVGTGEQALNVLLGAPTPANFTASLLTGGPAQSFNSGEIGGLPGIFGQGLIFGQDVLGLLAGNT, from the coding sequence ATGTCGTATTTTTCGTTGGCGCCGGAATGGGTAACCGCGGCCGCCGCTGATCTGGCCGGCATCGGATCGAAGCTGGGAGCGGCAGGATCTGCGGCAGCGGGGGTAACAACTTCGGTGTTACCGGCCGGCGCCGATGAGATCTCCGCTGCCGTCGCGGGATTGTTCGGCGCGCACGGGCAGGCGTTCCAGGAAGTCAGCGCTCGCGTGGGGCAGTTCCACGACCAGTTCGTGCAGGCGTTGCGAAACGCTGCCGGCGCATATGCGTCCGCGGAAGCGGCGAGTGTGCAGGCGCTAGCCGCCCCGGGCGGGCTGGCGCAGCAGTTGGAAGCGGCCGTACTGGGATTGCACTCCAACCTATTGGCTGGCGAGCAGTCATTCAACGACATGCTGCTAGCCAACGAATTAGCTTGGGAGAAGCAAGTTTTCGGTACCGACAGCGCATTGAACGGTGCACTGAACCGGGTTTTCAACGCCGGCAACCTGTTGGTGGGCACCGGCGAGCAGGCGCTCAACGTCCTCGTCGGTGCGCGGACGCCGGCGAACTTCATTCCCGGCTTGCTGACCGGCAGTGCGGCTCAGGTATTTAATGGTGGCCAGATCGGCGGACTGGTGGGTGCCTTCGACCAAGCGCTGATGGTCCCAACCGACCTGCTGGGCTTGGTATCAGCTAACGCAGGACCCGCCGCAGCGGTGGGTGCTTCGGTGCAGGCGGCGGCTGCTGCGGCGGCAGGACCGTTCGGGCAGCTGGAATCGGCGCAGCTCGGCTTCAACGCGAATCTGTTGACCCACGAGACGACGTTTAACAACTTGCTGCTGACCAACGAACTAGCCTTCGAAAAGCAGGTTTTCGGCACCGACAGTGCATTGAATGGTGCGCTCAATCGCGCGTTCAACTTCGGGAATCTGATGGTGGGCACCGGGGAGCAGGCGCTGAATGTTCTGCTGGGTGCGCCGACGCCGGCGAATTTCACCGCCAGCCTGCTGACCGGCGGCCCAGCCCAAAGCTTCAACAGCGGCGAAATCGGTGGCTTGCCAGGCATTTTCGGCCAGGGTTTGATCTTTGGTCAGGACGTGCTAGGTCTGCTCGCCGGCAATACCTGA
- a CDS encoding PE family protein, with the protein MSLVFVEPQILASFAEELSGIGSSLTAANAAAAGSTTSVLAAAADEVSIQIAALFSESAAGYQQLSAQVAASYEQFVKNVSASASTYLAAEVGAAQSLVNGLAAPALSLDGFAQAYAGFTANLANAEINFNQSLVGGELALQRLVFGTDNALNGAVNAGFNFANSFVGGGQQVVNALLGVQVPANFGGSLVLNGSATGNFGFGGISGAFNAALSGLGAQISAALSGNLNAALPDLSVLVQTGNALVANVNAGLAGLAQTGGALATSLTAGLSSLAQGGGSLAANFNAALAGLNAQLNSALSGGFSGGLPDIAALVQAGLGGFGGSFGVSLPALVANFGANLSGLGAQLSGAFNGALSGFLSGNFGVGLPAALTQTGAALIGNFNAGLNGLAGSLNVNLPALAANFNAGIGSLSAQVNAALSGVLRGDTTGLTTLLNTVAGLPTAGVRGFEQLQSGMLSGLVNSEIAFNQGLVVNERALVSALLGPAALLGPVGYGFNAANLLLGTGEQLVNAVVGAPASVGLTGSLLFSPALALGSVDFPIGGGLAGVAHQLLSLNAALGLVPGLNTSLLAQLGLTPAGLQGLVNSQLAFNANLVANEQALQLAIFGTGGALNGAVNNAFNGLNLLLVGTGQGVVNALLGAPAVNLTGSLLVSAPGDVFGGVTAGGLLGAFEQKWLFDGAVISSVLAPIQVTLTGGLPNLLAQLSASLTGGATIRL; encoded by the coding sequence ATGTCTTTGGTCTTTGTCGAGCCACAAATACTGGCGTCATTCGCGGAGGAGTTGTCCGGAATCGGTTCGTCGCTCACCGCGGCGAATGCGGCTGCCGCCGGGTCGACCACCAGCGTCTTGGCGGCCGCCGCCGACGAGGTGTCGATACAGATAGCGGCGCTGTTCTCCGAGAGCGCCGCGGGCTATCAGCAACTCAGCGCACAGGTCGCGGCTTCCTACGAGCAGTTCGTCAAGAACGTGTCCGCGAGCGCGAGCACGTATCTGGCGGCTGAGGTGGGAGCCGCGCAAAGCCTGGTAAATGGGTTGGCTGCGCCGGCTTTGTCGCTTGACGGGTTTGCTCAGGCGTATGCCGGCTTCACCGCCAACCTGGCCAACGCCGAGATCAACTTCAACCAGTCATTGGTCGGCGGCGAGTTGGCCTTGCAGCGGCTGGTTTTCGGCACCGACAACGCCCTCAATGGTGCCGTCAACGCCGGTTTCAACTTCGCGAACTCGTTCGTGGGCGGCGGACAACAAGTCGTCAATGCCCTGCTGGGAGTGCAGGTGCCGGCCAATTTCGGTGGCAGCCTAGTACTCAACGGATCTGCCACCGGAAATTTCGGCTTCGGGGGTATTTCGGGCGCGTTCAACGCCGCCCTGTCCGGGCTGGGTGCGCAGATCAGCGCGGCCCTGTCGGGCAACCTCAACGCCGCGCTCCCCGACCTGTCGGTGTTGGTGCAGACGGGCAATGCCCTGGTTGCCAACGTCAATGCGGGTCTGGCGGGTCTGGCGCAGACTGGCGGCGCGCTGGCCACCAGCTTGACGGCCGGTCTGTCGAGTCTGGCGCAAGGCGGCGGATCCTTGGCCGCAAACTTCAACGCTGCGCTGGCCGGGTTGAACGCCCAGCTGAATTCGGCGCTGTCGGGCGGCTTCTCCGGTGGGCTGCCGGACATCGCGGCACTGGTACAGGCCGGGCTTGGCGGGTTCGGCGGGAGCTTCGGCGTGAGCCTGCCCGCCCTGGTCGCCAATTTCGGGGCCAACTTGTCAGGCCTCGGTGCACAGCTGAGCGGCGCGTTCAACGGCGCTTTGAGCGGCTTCTTGTCGGGGAACTTCGGTGTCGGCCTTCCCGCCGCTCTAACGCAGACGGGTGCCGCGTTGATCGGCAACTTCAACGCCGGACTCAATGGCCTGGCGGGCAGTCTCAATGTGAACCTCCCCGCGCTGGCGGCCAACTTCAACGCAGGCATCGGGTCGCTCAGCGCCCAGGTCAACGCCGCCCTGTCGGGCGTCCTGCGCGGCGACACCACCGGCCTTACCACCTTGTTGAACACCGTGGCCGGCCTTCCGACCGCTGGGGTGCGAGGTTTCGAGCAACTGCAAAGCGGAATGCTGTCCGGGCTGGTGAACAGCGAGATCGCGTTCAACCAGGGTCTCGTCGTCAACGAGCGGGCTCTGGTCAGCGCATTGCTCGGTCCGGCTGCACTGCTCGGCCCGGTCGGCTATGGCTTCAATGCGGCCAACCTGTTGCTGGGTACCGGTGAGCAACTGGTCAACGCCGTCGTGGGCGCGCCTGCGTCGGTGGGCCTTACCGGCAGCCTGCTGTTCAGCCCCGCGCTCGCTCTCGGCAGCGTCGACTTCCCGATTGGTGGTGGTCTGGCGGGTGTCGCGCACCAGCTGCTGTCGCTCAACGCGGCACTGGGTTTGGTGCCGGGCCTCAACACGTCGCTGTTGGCGCAGCTCGGTCTGACCCCTGCCGGTCTGCAGGGATTGGTCAACAGCCAGCTGGCGTTCAACGCCAATCTGGTCGCCAACGAGCAAGCGCTGCAGCTTGCCATCTTCGGAACCGGTGGCGCGCTCAATGGCGCGGTGAACAATGCCTTCAACGGTCTGAACCTGCTACTCGTGGGAACGGGTCAGGGTGTGGTGAACGCCCTGCTGGGCGCGCCTGCCGTCAATCTGACCGGGAGTCTGTTGGTCAGTGCGCCGGGCGATGTCTTCGGTGGTGTCACGGCCGGTGGGCTGCTTGGCGCGTTCGAGCAGAAGTGGTTGTTCGACGGAGCCGTCATCAGCAGTGTCCTGGCCCCGATCCAGGTGACCCTGACTGGCGGGCTTCCGAACCTGCTCGCCCAGCTCAGTGCCTCGTTGACTGGCGGCGCCACCATCCGGCTGTAG
- a CDS encoding ABC transporter family substrate-binding protein, whose amino-acid sequence MSVLHRARHVLVAIGVVVAAIGLVLSGCTVSPPPAPQSTDTPHSTPPPPQRPTQIIMGIDSIGAGFNPHLLSDLSPVNAAISALVLPSAFRPVPDANSATGSRWEMDPTLLVSADVTSENPFTVTYKIRPEASWTDNAPIAADDFWYLWRQMVSEPGVVDPAGYDLITSVQSLEGGKQAVVTFAQPYPAWRELFSNLLPAHIVKDVPGGFTSGLARTLPVTGGQFRVENIDPQRDEILIARNDRYWGPPAKPGLIQFRRAGAPAALADSVRNGDTQVAQVHGGSAAFAQLSAIPDVRTARIVTPRVMQLTLRANEPKLADAQVRKAILGLLDVDLLAAVGAGSDNTVTLDQAQVRSPSDPGYVPTAPPALSRTAALGLLEAAGFQVESTTAASPSPPTPVSTEPTEVVRGRISKDGKQLALVIGVAANDPTSVAVANTAADQLRNVGIAASVLALDPVTLYRDALNNHQVDALVGWHQAGGNLATSLASRFGCPALQATAVAPPGASTPPSPGPVSSTGVTASAAPDSTTEPPTTPSRPPEPGALVKAPSNLTGICDRSIQSNIDAALNGSKNIADVIVAVEPRLWNMATVLPILQDTTIVAAGPSVQNVSLTGAVPVGIVGDAAQWVKIGS is encoded by the coding sequence ATGAGCGTGCTGCACCGGGCCCGCCATGTGCTGGTGGCGATCGGCGTGGTGGTCGCCGCGATCGGGCTGGTGCTGTCGGGTTGCACGGTGAGTCCGCCGCCGGCACCGCAGAGCACCGATACCCCGCACAGCACGCCGCCGCCACCGCAGCGGCCCACCCAGATCATCATGGGCATCGACTCGATCGGCGCCGGGTTCAACCCGCATCTGCTCTCCGACCTGTCACCGGTCAACGCGGCGATCAGCGCCTTGGTGTTACCCAGCGCGTTCCGGCCGGTGCCCGACGCGAATTCGGCGACGGGTTCGCGTTGGGAGATGGACCCTACCCTGCTGGTATCCGCAGACGTCACCAGTGAAAACCCGTTCACGGTCACCTATAAGATCCGGCCGGAGGCGTCGTGGACGGATAACGCGCCAATCGCCGCCGACGACTTCTGGTACCTGTGGCGACAGATGGTCAGCGAACCTGGCGTGGTGGATCCGGCCGGCTACGACCTCATCACGTCGGTCCAATCGCTCGAGGGTGGCAAGCAGGCCGTGGTCACCTTCGCCCAGCCGTACCCCGCGTGGCGCGAGCTGTTCAGCAACCTGCTGCCCGCCCACATCGTCAAAGACGTCCCGGGCGGCTTCACATCCGGGCTGGCCCGCACCTTGCCGGTGACCGGAGGACAGTTCCGGGTGGAGAACATCGACCCGCAGCGCGACGAGATCCTGATCGCCCGCAACGACCGCTATTGGGGACCGCCGGCGAAACCCGGGTTGATCCAATTCCGCCGCGCGGGAGCGCCTGCCGCGCTGGCCGATTCGGTGCGCAACGGCGACACTCAGGTGGCCCAGGTGCATGGTGGTTCGGCCGCGTTCGCGCAGCTGTCGGCGATTCCCGACGTGCGGACGGCCCGGATCGTCACCCCCCGCGTCATGCAGCTGACGCTGCGCGCGAACGAGCCGAAGTTGGCCGATGCCCAGGTCCGCAAGGCGATCCTGGGGTTGCTCGACGTCGACCTGCTGGCCGCCGTGGGTGCCGGTAGCGACAACACCGTCACCCTGGACCAGGCGCAGGTCCGCTCGCCCAGCGACCCCGGTTATGTGCCGACCGCACCGCCGGCGCTGAGCAGGACGGCGGCACTGGGCTTGTTGGAGGCGGCTGGGTTCCAGGTCGAGAGCACCACGGCGGCGTCTCCTAGTCCGCCGACGCCGGTGAGCACCGAGCCGACCGAGGTGGTGCGCGGCCGGATCAGCAAGGACGGCAAGCAATTGGCGTTGGTCATTGGGGTAGCCGCGAACGACCCGACATCGGTCGCGGTGGCTAACACGGCTGCCGACCAGTTGCGCAACGTCGGTATCGCCGCAAGCGTGCTCGCCTTGGATCCGGTGACGCTGTACCGCGACGCACTGAACAACCACCAAGTCGACGCGCTGGTTGGCTGGCATCAAGCGGGCGGGAACCTTGCCACGTCCTTGGCGTCGCGGTTCGGTTGCCCTGCTTTGCAGGCAACCGCCGTGGCGCCGCCGGGTGCGTCGACGCCACCATCTCCCGGGCCGGTTTCCTCTACCGGGGTGACGGCGTCGGCCGCGCCGGACAGCACTACCGAGCCGCCGACCACGCCCAGCCGCCCGCCGGAGCCCGGCGCGCTGGTGAAGGCGCCGTCCAACCTGACCGGGATCTGCGACCGCAGCATTCAGTCGAATATCGACGCGGCCCTCAACGGATCCAAGAACATCGCCGACGTGATCGTCGCGGTGGAACCACGACTGTGGAACATGGCGACGGTGTTGCCGATCCTGCAGGACACCACCATCGTTGCGGCGGGGCCGAGCGTGCAGAACGTCAGCCTGACCGGCGCGGTGCCGGTTGGGATCGTCGGGGACGCTGCCCAGTGGGTCAAGATCGGGTCGTAG
- the typA gene encoding translational GTPase TypA: MPFRNVAIVAHVDHGKTTLVDAMLRQSGALHERGDLQERVMDSGDLEREKGITILAKNTAVHRHNGDGTVTVINVIDTPGHADFGGEVERGLSMVDGVLLLVDASEGPLPQTRFVLRKALTAHLPVILVVNKTDRPDARIGEVVDASHDLLLDVASDLDDEAAKAAEHALGLPTLYASGRAGIASITQPADGQVPDGDNLDPLFEVLMEHIPAPAGDPEAPLQALVTNLDASAFLGRLALIRIYNGKLRKGQQVAWMREVDGVPVITSAKITELLATEGVERSPTEEAMAGDIVAVAGLPEIMIGDTLADPDHAHALPRITVDEPAISVTVGTNTSPLAGKVSGHKLTARMVRNRLDTELVGNVSIKVVDIGRPDAWEVQGRGELALAVLVETMRREGFELTVGKPQVVTRTIDGKLHEPFEAMTIDCPEEFVGAITQLMAGRKGRMEEMTNHAAGWVRMDFVVPSRGLIGFRTEFLTLTRGTGIANAVFDGYRPWAGEIRARHTGSLVSDRTGVITPFALLQLADRGQFFVEPGQDTYEGMVVGINPRPEDLDINVTREKKLTNMRSSTADVMETLAKPLELDLERAMEFCAPDECVEVTPEIVRVRKVELDATSRARSRSRAKARG; encoded by the coding sequence GTGCCATTCCGTAACGTCGCCATCGTCGCCCACGTCGACCACGGCAAAACCACGCTGGTCGACGCGATGCTGCGACAGTCCGGCGCGCTGCACGAACGTGGTGATCTGCAGGAACGCGTCATGGACAGCGGCGACCTGGAGCGGGAGAAGGGCATCACGATCCTGGCCAAGAACACCGCCGTGCACCGCCACAACGGTGACGGCACGGTGACTGTGATCAACGTGATAGACACGCCGGGTCACGCCGACTTCGGCGGCGAGGTGGAGCGCGGCCTGTCCATGGTGGACGGGGTACTGCTGCTGGTCGACGCCTCCGAGGGCCCGCTGCCGCAGACCCGGTTCGTGCTGCGCAAGGCGCTGACTGCGCACCTGCCGGTGATCCTGGTGGTCAATAAGACCGACCGGCCCGACGCGCGGATCGGTGAGGTCGTCGACGCCAGCCACGACCTGCTCCTCGACGTCGCCTCCGACCTCGACGACGAGGCCGCCAAGGCGGCTGAGCACGCGCTGGGTCTGCCCACGCTGTATGCCTCCGGGCGGGCCGGCATCGCCAGCATCACCCAGCCTGCCGATGGTCAGGTCCCCGACGGCGACAACCTCGACCCGTTGTTCGAAGTGCTGATGGAGCACATCCCGGCGCCGGCAGGCGATCCCGAGGCGCCCTTGCAGGCCCTGGTCACCAACCTGGACGCCTCGGCCTTCCTGGGACGTCTCGCCCTGATCCGCATCTACAACGGCAAGCTGCGCAAAGGCCAGCAGGTCGCCTGGATGCGCGAGGTGGACGGGGTGCCCGTCATCACCAGCGCCAAGATCACCGAGCTGCTGGCCACCGAGGGCGTCGAGCGCAGCCCGACCGAGGAGGCGATGGCCGGCGACATCGTGGCGGTCGCCGGATTGCCCGAGATCATGATCGGTGACACGTTGGCCGACCCCGACCACGCCCACGCGCTGCCGCGCATCACCGTCGACGAGCCAGCCATCTCGGTGACCGTCGGCACGAACACCTCACCGCTGGCCGGCAAGGTGTCCGGGCACAAGCTGACCGCGCGCATGGTCCGCAACCGGCTGGACACCGAGCTGGTCGGCAACGTCTCGATCAAGGTCGTCGACATCGGCCGTCCCGACGCGTGGGAGGTGCAGGGTCGTGGCGAGCTGGCGCTGGCCGTCCTCGTCGAGACGATGCGCCGGGAGGGCTTCGAACTGACCGTCGGCAAGCCGCAGGTGGTCACCCGCACTATCGACGGCAAGCTGCACGAGCCGTTCGAGGCAATGACGATCGACTGTCCCGAGGAGTTCGTCGGTGCCATCACCCAGCTGATGGCCGGCCGCAAAGGCCGCATGGAAGAGATGACCAACCACGCCGCCGGCTGGGTGCGGATGGACTTCGTGGTGCCCAGCCGCGGTTTGATCGGCTTCCGCACCGAATTCCTCACCCTGACCAGGGGAACCGGCATCGCCAACGCCGTGTTCGACGGCTACCGGCCCTGGGCTGGCGAGATCCGGGCCCGCCACACTGGGTCGCTGGTCTCGGATCGGACCGGGGTGATCACGCCGTTTGCGCTGCTGCAGCTCGCCGACCGCGGCCAGTTCTTCGTCGAACCGGGACAGGACACCTACGAAGGCATGGTTGTCGGGATCAACCCGCGCCCGGAGGACCTCGACATCAATGTCACCCGGGAGAAGAAGCTGACCAACATGCGGTCCTCGACCGCGGACGTGATGGAGACGCTGGCCAAGCCGCTCGAGTTGGATCTGGAACGGGCAATGGAGTTCTGCGCGCCCGACGAGTGTGTGGAAGTGACGCCGGAGATCGTGCGGGTCCGCAAGGTCGAGCTGGACGCCACCTCGCGCGCCCGCAGCCGCTCGCGCGCCAAGGCCCGGGGTTAG
- the narI gene encoding respiratory nitrate reductase subunit gamma, translating into MFSNVLFWDIAPYITLSVLIVGTWWRYRYDKFGWTSRSSQIYESRLLRIASPVFHFGILAVFAGHVFGLFVPPRVTHMLKMSDHFYHVQAVIAGSIAGIATLVGIGLLIYRRFTRPAVSMATTRSDKVMYVVLVLAIVVGLYCDLIGTGPHGGEFHYRYTVGLWFRRIWILQPHGEVMVNAPLDYQLHALIGMVLFTLWPFTRLVHAFSAPVVYLFRPYIVYRSREVAAKAEQVGTAPRRPGW; encoded by the coding sequence GTGTTTAGCAATGTCTTGTTCTGGGACATCGCGCCGTACATCACGCTGTCGGTCCTGATCGTGGGCACCTGGTGGCGCTACCGCTACGACAAATTCGGCTGGACGTCGCGGTCCTCGCAGATCTACGAGTCGCGGCTGCTGCGGATCGCCAGTCCCGTCTTCCATTTCGGTATCCTGGCGGTTTTCGCTGGACACGTGTTCGGGTTGTTCGTCCCGCCGCGGGTCACGCACATGCTGAAGATGAGCGACCACTTCTACCACGTGCAGGCGGTGATCGCCGGGTCGATCGCCGGCATCGCGACACTCGTTGGCATCGGGTTGCTGATCTACCGGCGTTTCACCCGTCCGGCGGTATCCATGGCGACCACGCGTAGCGACAAAGTGATGTATGTGGTGCTGGTCCTGGCGATCGTGGTGGGTCTGTACTGCGACCTGATCGGCACCGGCCCGCACGGTGGGGAGTTCCACTATCGCTACACCGTCGGCCTGTGGTTCCGGAGAATCTGGATTCTGCAGCCGCACGGCGAAGTCATGGTCAACGCACCGCTGGACTACCAACTGCACGCGCTGATCGGCATGGTGCTGTTTACCCTGTGGCCGTTCACCCGGCTGGTGCACGCGTTCAGCGCCCCGGTCGTGTACCTGTTCCGGCCCTACATCGTCTATCGCAGCCGCGAGGTGGCGGCCAAGGCCGAACAGGTCGGTACAGCACCGCGCCGACCTGGGTGGTGA
- the narJ gene encoding nitrate reductase molybdenum cofactor assembly chaperone codes for MNLLTRLRERSAKRVMEDRLVWQAASLLLAYPDENLAARLAAVDEMLGHISGPAAELLGRTVAALRDLQPLEAAIDYVATFDMRRRCTMYLTYWTAGDTRNRGREMLAFATAYREAGVQPPSDEAPDHLTVVLEFAATVHPELGRQLLIQHRVPIDVLRGALADAKSPYEPTVRAICHTLPVDDDQQARRAQRLAGDLLEAGPPTEAVGLQPFTLTVPPRREGVAGV; via the coding sequence ATGAACCTGCTGACGCGGCTCCGGGAGCGTTCCGCCAAGCGGGTGATGGAGGATCGCCTGGTGTGGCAGGCGGCGTCGCTGCTGCTGGCTTACCCGGATGAGAACTTGGCCGCGCGGCTGGCCGCGGTCGACGAAATGCTGGGCCACATCAGTGGACCTGCCGCGGAGCTGCTGGGCCGAACGGTGGCGGCGCTGCGCGACCTGCAGCCGCTGGAAGCTGCGATCGACTACGTCGCGACGTTCGACATGCGACGGCGCTGCACCATGTATCTGACGTACTGGACCGCGGGAGACACCCGCAACCGCGGCCGGGAGATGCTGGCGTTCGCCACCGCCTACCGGGAGGCGGGTGTGCAGCCTCCGAGCGATGAGGCGCCGGATCATCTGACCGTTGTGCTCGAATTTGCCGCCACCGTGCACCCCGAGCTCGGACGGCAACTGCTCATCCAGCACCGCGTGCCGATCGACGTGTTGCGCGGTGCCCTGGCTGACGCGAAGTCGCCGTACGAGCCGACTGTGCGGGCGATCTGCCACACCCTGCCGGTGGACGACGATCAGCAAGCGCGCCGCGCCCAGCGCTTGGCCGGTGATCTCTTGGAAGCCGGCCCGCCTACCGAAGCTGTTGGGCTGCAACCATTTACCTTGACTGTGCCACCTCGGCGGGAAGGAGTCGCGGGTGTTTAG
- the narH gene encoding nitrate reductase subunit beta, with protein MKVMAQLAMVMNLDKCIGCHTCSVTCKQAWTNRPGTEYVWFNNVETRPGQGYPRTYEDQERWRGGWIRDKKGRLRLRDGGRIQKLLRIFANPRLPVIGDYYEPWTYDYENLTAAPAGDTFPTAAPKSLISGERMKVSWGPNWDDNLAGSPEILAGDPILKKVSEEVKLSLEETFMFYLPRICEHCLNPSCVASCPSGAMYKRSEDGIVLVDQDRCRGWRMCVSGCPYKKVYFNHKTGKAEKCTLCYPRMEVGLPTICSETCVGRLRYLGVVLYDVDRVLEAASVENDTDLYRAQCEILLDPDDPDVIAGARAQGIPHEWIEAAQRSPVYALIHTYQVALPLHPEYRTMPMVWYIPPLSPVVDAVSRDGHDGEDLGNLFGALDALRIPMQYLAELFTAGDTAVVEGVLRRLAAMRSYMRDINLGRETQPHIPHSVGLTEEQIYEMYRLLAIAKYEERYVIPTAFAPQARDLEEMGCSLSNDGGPGMYESDPMPVSVETFHALKRRGADEPGNSRRRVNLLNWDGGKVPAGMFPEEHSS; from the coding sequence ATGAAGGTTATGGCGCAGTTGGCGATGGTGATGAACCTCGACAAATGCATCGGGTGTCACACCTGTTCGGTGACATGCAAGCAGGCCTGGACCAACCGTCCCGGTACCGAGTACGTGTGGTTCAACAATGTGGAAACCCGCCCTGGACAAGGCTATCCGCGCACCTACGAAGATCAGGAGCGCTGGCGCGGCGGCTGGATCCGCGACAAGAAGGGTCGGCTACGGTTGCGCGACGGAGGTCGCATCCAGAAGCTGTTGAGGATCTTCGCCAACCCCCGGTTGCCCGTCATCGGCGACTACTACGAACCGTGGACGTACGACTACGAGAACCTGACCGCCGCACCCGCCGGCGATACGTTTCCGACGGCCGCGCCCAAGAGCCTGATCAGCGGCGAGCGGATGAAAGTGTCGTGGGGCCCGAACTGGGACGACAACCTGGCCGGGTCGCCAGAGATCCTGGCCGGGGACCCGATCCTGAAAAAGGTCAGCGAGGAGGTCAAACTCTCTCTCGAAGAGACCTTTATGTTCTACCTGCCCCGGATCTGCGAGCACTGCCTGAACCCCTCCTGCGTCGCGTCGTGCCCGTCGGGGGCGATGTACAAGCGCAGCGAGGACGGCATCGTGCTGGTCGACCAGGACCGCTGCCGCGGCTGGCGGATGTGTGTGTCCGGATGTCCTTACAAAAAGGTCTATTTCAACCACAAGACCGGAAAAGCCGAGAAGTGCACGCTGTGCTATCCGAGAATGGAGGTCGGCCTGCCGACCATATGTTCGGAAACCTGCGTGGGGCGATTGCGCTACCTCGGCGTCGTGCTCTACGACGTAGACCGCGTCCTGGAAGCGGCATCGGTAGAAAACGACACAGATCTGTACCGGGCGCAGTGCGAAATCCTGCTGGACCCCGACGATCCCGACGTGATCGCCGGTGCACGGGCGCAGGGAATTCCGCACGAGTGGATCGAGGCCGCGCAGCGTTCCCCGGTCTATGCGCTAATCCACACCTACCAGGTGGCGCTGCCGTTGCACCCGGAGTACCGCACCATGCCGATGGTTTGGTACATCCCGCCCCTCTCGCCGGTGGTCGACGCGGTCAGCCGCGACGGTCACGACGGGGAAGACCTGGGCAACCTGTTCGGCGCGCTGGACGCGCTGCGTATTCCGATGCAGTACCTGGCTGAGCTGTTCACCGCCGGTGACACCGCGGTCGTCGAAGGGGTGCTGCGCCGCCTGGCGGCCATGCGTTCCTATATGCGAGATATCAATCTCGGCCGCGAAACTCAGCCGCATATCCCGCATTCGGTGGGCCTGACCGAAGAACAGATCTACGAGATGTACCGATTGTTGGCGATCGCGAAATACGAAGAGCGCTACGTCATTCCGACGGCCTTCGCACCGCAGGCTCGCGACCTTGAGGAGATGGGCTGTTCGTTGTCCAATGACGGCGGGCCGGGCATGTACGAGTCGGATCCGATGCCGGTTTCGGTGGAAACCTTCCACGCCCTCAAGCGGCGCGGCGCAGACGAACCCGGCAACAGCCGGCGGCGGGTGAATCTACTCAACTGGGACGGTGGCAAGGTACCCGCCGGAATGTTTCCCGAAGAGCACAGCTCATGA